A genomic region of Larus michahellis chromosome 21, bLarMic1.1, whole genome shotgun sequence contains the following coding sequences:
- the MFSD4A gene encoding major facilitator superfamily domain-containing protein 4A isoform X2: MSTHSTGAAFLRDGSQDVLAQSLFALFASSLAISLVFAIIPLCHNVVVLAVVMAVAGLAMGCIDTISNMQLVKIYQKDSAVFLQALHFFVGFGALLSPLIADPFLSDTNCILSNSTANTSSNLPHIRKSLVPHHPGNLSHYDLPMKGMVVTRVSYAFWIMALINLPVPIAVFFLLYKERMVPCFNSSSHPLLSADELAMETRPTEKDDLSTAAQRAQAAGGHDDLFSCCQSKNFRGASYTYFAVHITGALVLFMTDGIVGEYSGFVYSYAVEEPLSVVHKVAGYLPSLFWAFITLGRLISIPISYRMKPATMVFINVVGVLITFLLLLIFSYSVVFLFVGTASLGLFLSSTFPSMLAYTEDILQYRGCATTVLVTGAGIGEMVLQLLVGSIIHDRGSYSFLVCGMIFGGLAFTFYAFLLFFHRMYPKPSADLDDASPDKPAITDDTGQYQR, translated from the exons GGGTCACAGGATGT GTTGGCTCAGTCCTTGTTTGCACTCTTTGCCTCGTCACTGGCAATCTCCTTGGTCTTTGCCATCATCCCTCTGTGCCACAATGTCGTGGTCCTGGCTGTGGTCATGGCTGTGGCAGGACTGGCCATGGGTTGCATCGACACCATCTCCAACATGCAGCTGGTGAAGATCTACCAGAAGGACTCGGCCGTCTTCCTGCAG GCCCTCCATTTCTTCGTGGGCTTTGGAGCGCTGCTAAGCCCGCTGATAGCTGACCCCTTCCTCTCGGACACCAACTGCATCCTCTCAAACTCCACAGCCAACACCTCCAGCAACCTCCCTCACATCCGCAAGTCCCTGGTCCCGCACCATCCAGGCAACCTGTCTCATTACGACCTGCCGATGAAAGGCATGGTGGTCACACGCGTCTCCTACGCCTTCTGGATCATGGCCCTCATCAAT CTGCCCGTCCCCATCGCGGTGTTTTTCTTGCTCTACAAGGAGCGGATGGTGCCGTGcttcaacagcagcagccacccgCTGCTGTCGGCCGACGAGCTGGCCATGGAGACGCGGCCCACGGAGAAGGACGATCTGTCCACGGCTGCGCAGAGAGcccaggcagcaggag GTCATGATGACTTGTTTAGCTGCTGCCAAAGCAAAAACTTCAGAGGGGCTTCTTACACCTACTTCGCAGTCCACATCACTGGGGCTCTTGTTCTCTTCATGACTGATGGGATTGTG GGCGAGTACTCGGGCTTCGTTTACAGCTACGCGGTGGAAGAGCCTCTCTCTGTGGTACACAAGGTGGCCGGATACCTGCCCAGCCTCTTCTGGGCGTTCATCACGCTGGGCAggctcatctccatccccatctcctacCGCATGAAGCCGGCGACGATGGTCTTCATCAATGTG GTCGGAGTCCTGATaaccttcctcctgctcctgatTTTCTCCTACAGCGTTGTCTTCTTGTTCGTGGGGACGGCgtccctggggctgttcctcAGCAGCACTTTCCCCAGCATGCTCGCCTACACCGAGGACATCCTGCAGTACAGAG GCTGTGCCACAACCGTGTTAGTGACCGGAGCTGGAATTGGAGAGATGGTACTTCAGTTACTGGTGGGATCG ATTATACATGACCGGGGCAGCTACAGTTTCCTGGTCTGTGGGATGATCTTTGGAGGCTTGGCCTTTACCTTCTAcgctttcctcctgtttttccacAGGATGTACCCCAAGCCCTCGGCAG ATCTGGACGATGCCTCACCTGACAAACCAGCAATAACGGATGACACTGGACAGTATCAGCGCTAA
- the MFSD4A gene encoding major facilitator superfamily domain-containing protein 4A isoform X1 → MWWDERVSARFRRNLQPTLTYWSVFFSFGLCIAFLGPTLLDLRCQTQSSLSQITWVFFSQQFCLLLGSCLGGVFKRTLAQSLFALFASSLAISLVFAIIPLCHNVVVLAVVMAVAGLAMGCIDTISNMQLVKIYQKDSAVFLQALHFFVGFGALLSPLIADPFLSDTNCILSNSTANTSSNLPHIRKSLVPHHPGNLSHYDLPMKGMVVTRVSYAFWIMALINLPVPIAVFFLLYKERMVPCFNSSSHPLLSADELAMETRPTEKDDLSTAAQRAQAAGGHDDLFSCCQSKNFRGASYTYFAVHITGALVLFMTDGIVGEYSGFVYSYAVEEPLSVVHKVAGYLPSLFWAFITLGRLISIPISYRMKPATMVFINVVGVLITFLLLLIFSYSVVFLFVGTASLGLFLSSTFPSMLAYTEDILQYRGCATTVLVTGAGIGEMVLQLLVGSIIHDRGSYSFLVCGMIFGGLAFTFYAFLLFFHRMYPKPSADLDDASPDKPAITDDTGQYQR, encoded by the exons ATGTGGTGGGACGAGCGGGTGTCGGCTCGGTTCCGGAGGAACCTGCAGCCCACCCTCACCTACTGGAGCGTCTTCTTCAGCTTCGGCCTCTGCATCGCGTTCCTGGGGCCCACGCTGCTGGACCTGCGCTGCCAGACCCAGAGCTCCCTCTCCCAGATCACCTGGGTCTTCTTCTCCCAGCAGTTCTGCCTCCTGCTCGGCAGCTGCCTCGGAGGGGTCTTCAAGAGGAC GTTGGCTCAGTCCTTGTTTGCACTCTTTGCCTCGTCACTGGCAATCTCCTTGGTCTTTGCCATCATCCCTCTGTGCCACAATGTCGTGGTCCTGGCTGTGGTCATGGCTGTGGCAGGACTGGCCATGGGTTGCATCGACACCATCTCCAACATGCAGCTGGTGAAGATCTACCAGAAGGACTCGGCCGTCTTCCTGCAG GCCCTCCATTTCTTCGTGGGCTTTGGAGCGCTGCTAAGCCCGCTGATAGCTGACCCCTTCCTCTCGGACACCAACTGCATCCTCTCAAACTCCACAGCCAACACCTCCAGCAACCTCCCTCACATCCGCAAGTCCCTGGTCCCGCACCATCCAGGCAACCTGTCTCATTACGACCTGCCGATGAAAGGCATGGTGGTCACACGCGTCTCCTACGCCTTCTGGATCATGGCCCTCATCAAT CTGCCCGTCCCCATCGCGGTGTTTTTCTTGCTCTACAAGGAGCGGATGGTGCCGTGcttcaacagcagcagccacccgCTGCTGTCGGCCGACGAGCTGGCCATGGAGACGCGGCCCACGGAGAAGGACGATCTGTCCACGGCTGCGCAGAGAGcccaggcagcaggag GTCATGATGACTTGTTTAGCTGCTGCCAAAGCAAAAACTTCAGAGGGGCTTCTTACACCTACTTCGCAGTCCACATCACTGGGGCTCTTGTTCTCTTCATGACTGATGGGATTGTG GGCGAGTACTCGGGCTTCGTTTACAGCTACGCGGTGGAAGAGCCTCTCTCTGTGGTACACAAGGTGGCCGGATACCTGCCCAGCCTCTTCTGGGCGTTCATCACGCTGGGCAggctcatctccatccccatctcctacCGCATGAAGCCGGCGACGATGGTCTTCATCAATGTG GTCGGAGTCCTGATaaccttcctcctgctcctgatTTTCTCCTACAGCGTTGTCTTCTTGTTCGTGGGGACGGCgtccctggggctgttcctcAGCAGCACTTTCCCCAGCATGCTCGCCTACACCGAGGACATCCTGCAGTACAGAG GCTGTGCCACAACCGTGTTAGTGACCGGAGCTGGAATTGGAGAGATGGTACTTCAGTTACTGGTGGGATCG ATTATACATGACCGGGGCAGCTACAGTTTCCTGGTCTGTGGGATGATCTTTGGAGGCTTGGCCTTTACCTTCTAcgctttcctcctgtttttccacAGGATGTACCCCAAGCCCTCGGCAG ATCTGGACGATGCCTCACCTGACAAACCAGCAATAACGGATGACACTGGACAGTATCAGCGCTAA
- the ELK4 gene encoding ETS domain-containing protein Elk-4, producing MDSAITLWQFLLQLLQEPQNKNIICWTSNDGEFKLLQAEEVARLWGIRKNKPSMNYDKLSRALRYYYVKNIIKKVNGKKFVYKFVSYPEILNMDPLVVGRIEGDPEMTGFAEVSSAPKDVENCGKEKSQSCAKSSSRNDYIHSGLYSSFTLNSLNSSSVKLFRSIKIENPAEKLSEKKPAQDPTPSVIKFVTMPSKKPSSVPLVSTTSAVPVTSTASATSTASSLPMGSEETLQTLETLVLPKLTVPEAPAPLPNLTTSFTPTPPISSVSPTLQVPSTPPSPPLSSNPDLDIDTDIESVTSQQLEQAQSLQHQSPEPKEQDSSVLEKEFANHLSRSKKPKGLELAPTLVITGSDPSPLGILSPSLPTASLTPALFSQTPILLTPSPLLSSIHFWSTLSPVAPLSPARLQGANTLFQFPSVLNSHGPFTLSGLDGPSTPGPFSPDLQKT from the exons ATGGACAGTGCTATCACCCTGTGGCagttcctcctccagctcctccaagAGCCTCAGAACAAGAATATCATCTGTTGGACCTCCAACGACGGGGAGTTcaagctgctgcaggcagaggaggtggCCAGACTCTGGGGAATCCGCAAGAACAAGCCCAGTATGAACTATGATAAACTCAGCCGTGCTCTCAGATACTATTATGTGAAG AATATCATTAAAAAAGTGAACGGTAAGAAGTTTGTGTACAAGTTTGTTTCTTATCCGGAGATTTTAAATATGGATCCACTTGTTGTGGGCCGTATAGAAGGAGACCCCGAAATGACTGGTTTTGCGGAAGTTAGCAGTGCTCCAAAGGATGTGGAAAACTGCGGGAAGGAGAAGTCTCAGTCGTGTGCTAAATCCTCCAGCCGCAATGACTATATCCACTCAGGCTTGTACTCCTCTTTCACGCTGAACTCCCTGAACTCTTCCAGCGTAAAACTCTTCAGGTCCATCAAGATTGAGAATCCAGCTGAGAAACTGTCGGAGAAGAAACCTGCTCAGGATCCAACACCCTCTGTCATCAAGTTTGTCACCATGCCCTCCAAAAAGCCTTCCTCTGTCCCCCTGGTCTCCACCACTTCAGCGGTCCCTGTCACTTCCACCGCCTCTGCCACTTCCACCGCATCCTCTCTTCCCATGGGATCGGAAGAAACTCTCCAGACCTTGGAGACGCTTGTTCTACCCAAGTTAACTGTCCCTGAAGCTCCAGCACCTTTGCCAAACTTAACCACCAGCTTCACCCCGACTCCCCCCATATCCTCCGTTTCTCCCACTCTGCAAGTTCCTTCCACGCCCCCGTCGCCGCCCCTGAGCTCTAACCCTGACCTGGACATTGACACGGACATCGAGTCCGTGACttctcagcagctggagcaggctcAGAGCCTTCAGCATCAATCCCCAGAGCCCAAAGAGCAGGATTcctctgtgctggagaaggagttTGCCAATCACCTCTCCAGATCGAAAAAACCCAAAGGGCTGGAGTTGGCTCCTACTCTCGTCATTACAGGCAGCGATCCAAGTCCGCTGGGGATCCTGAGTCCTTCTCTCCCAACTGCTTCTCTTACTCCAGCACTTTTCTCCCAG ACTCCCATCTTGCTGACGCCGAGTCCCTTGCTCTCCAGCATTCACTTCTGGAGTACGCTCAGCCCCGTTGCTCCTCTCAGTCCTGCCAGGTTGCAAGGTGCTAACACGCTCTTTCAG TTTCCATCAGTGCTGAACAGTCACGGCCCATTTACTCTGTCTGGACTGGATGGACCCTCTACCCCTGGCCCGTTTTCCCCTGATCTACAGAAGACATAG